In a single window of the Thunnus albacares chromosome 1, fThuAlb1.1, whole genome shotgun sequence genome:
- the LOC122988212 gene encoding protein transport protein Sec24-like At3g07100 has product MSCDGFGRPDILPKLRSDLHTWSSRNLREIQHLSWLRRSREVPKLSTEVSCSSVPPFRSFTGGCTTTASSAVSFQPSSYSNTRPGLPPSSHVLLPSVTRHATRPSYPQHPAPAPGFLPHQPFQPQPVPIGGPSAFPPPDPSMLAANLSGPLLQPLSSILGGMPPMPSNSLKFCFNNIQAFTGETSQDLAVVVYFPTAHFCIKWGL; this is encoded by the exons ATGTCTTGTGATGGGTTTGGACGACCAGATATTTTGCCTAAATTGAG gaGTGATCTTCATACCTGGAGTTCCAGAAACTTGCGTGAGATCCAGCACTTGTCATGGCTGAGGAGATCAAGAGAGGTCCCTAAACTCTCCACTGAGGTCAGCTGTTCTTCAGTACCACCCTTTCGGTCTTTCACAGGTGGCTGCACAACAACAGCCTCCAGTGCTGTCAGTTTTCAACCCTCAAGCTACTCCAACACCAGGCCCGGCCTGCCACCTTCTTCTCATGTACTGCTGCCCAGTGTGACCCGCCATGCCACAAGGCCTTCCTACCCCCAACATCCTGCTCCTGCTCCAG GTTTCCTTCCTCATCAGCCATTCCAGCCTCAGCCTGTGCCCATTGGTGGACCCTCAGCCTTCCCTCCTCCAGATCCCTCTATGCTAGCTGCTAACTTATCTGGACCTCTGCTACAGCCTTTGTCGTCGATACTAGGAGGCATGCCCCCCATGCCCAGCAACagtttaaaattttgttttaacaaCATTCAGGCATTCACAGGGGAAACAAGTCAGGATTTAGCTGTTGTAGTATATTTTCCCACAGcccatttttgcataaaatggGGCCTTTAA